The genome window CAGgttttatatttcactttgtttCAAGGTAGAAACTTGTATTGTCATGGTGTCTGGtatttctcttgtattttttctcttgtatttatattttaaaaatgaagtatatatCAAAGAATGGTGTATTTGTGACATTAGTGGACTTGAGTTTGAGTGAAAAGGCCAGGTCTATACAGTTACCAGAGTTACTTCCTTCTTTAGAGATTGCTAAGAAGTCCAAGGTTGAGCATAGTTTCAGGGGCTGAGGGGCTGGCAGGTTCTCTTCTAAGATTCTGAGAGCCTGTAATCACCTTAGATTTTTGTTtgatcttattttctctctcaatatGTGTAACATTGGGAATGTAtatttgttggggaaaaaaattgatgGCACCCAAGTACGACTTGTATACAACTATTCTTAAAAGTTGATGTTTCATAGTCTACTTTAAAGGGGACTCAGTTTAAAATCCTGATAGGATTGTTACTGAAAACTTTTTCATTGTAAAGACATGTCTAAATAACCTGTATTACAGAACAGGAAAGAACATCTGGACGTTTTTGCCAGCCATTTAGAGGGgtgagaagaagggaggagaCAGAATTGGAGTGGGGGAAAGGATAAGGGAAGGGTCTCACTTTACTGTTCTAACCCAGATCTCTTCAGGAACCAATGAAATCACATTAGCTGTAAGGTCTCTGATTTCAGGGGCTTGCTGTCCAGCTGCACAATATGGTTCCTTGGCCTCCTGCGAGAGCTTCCCACTGAATGATCCTGGAAGCCCCTGGGGGTATTATGTGTTCAAAGAAGCCCACTCTTATAGCATAATTGGGTTAAGAGCACAGGCCACAGAATCTCGCATGCGCAAATTCTGCTCTTGACACTACGgttactgttaggttggtgcaaaagtaattgtggtttaaaaagtttaaaaaaattgcaaaaactgcaattacttttgcaccaacctaatagctccAATGCTCGTGTGAGTTGTTTTAACTTCTGGGCCTcgattcctcatttgtaaattaatCTGTTAGGATTAAATAGAATAATCTTCTTAACCATATCCTTACCTGAGTTCTGCTTGATCATGACCCATAACAGGGAGCACCCAGGCATGTATTTTGTCAGTATTTATCTCGGGCTGCCTGTGTACCCAGCACTGTCTCAGGCCCTGGGAAAACAGCAGTGAGCACAAAGGCATGGTGCTCACAAGTGAGTGGGGGAGACGAACATTAAATACATGAACAGGTATATAAATATGTGCTGATGACCAATGGGAGACGGTAATGGGGACCCTCGTTCAGAATGATGGATCAGAGAAGGAGGCATCTCTGAGAAACTATAACACTTCAGGCACCATCCAAAGGTGAGCTGCAGATGACCAGGTGAACAGTGCAGGGAAGAGCAGTCCAGGCAAGGAGTAGCATTGTCTGGATGCCGTGAGGAATAAAGAGTTTGGCATATTCAGGGAACTGAAAGAAGACCGGGGCTGCAAAAATAGAGCAAACTTGGGATTTTCCTAATTTCAGGGGGAAGCACTGAAATAGGGAAGTGACCTGTTCAGATATATGttcttaaaaaaatcatattgctGTATTTGGAGACTAGATttggtgtggggggtggggtggggagcagcaaTGAggaatttaatattatttccaaCTGTAGCAGTCTAACCTTTATATACATATTTGGCATGGATGATCTTATTAGCCCTGTTTTGCAAGTGATCAAactcagagaggccaagtgatTTAACCAAAATCCTTCAAGCAATAAGTAAAGAATTAGGATTAGAACCTAGGGCATTTGGCTTCTCATTCAGGATGCTGGGGGGTTGTGTGTGGATTTATATTGTTGCAGTGGTTTTTAATTCTGACTGCAATCTGAATTCCTAGggatatttgaaaaatagaaataccttGACCCTACTCCTAGGGATTCCAAACACATAGATTCTAAACAGAGTGAGTTCCATGAAGCGAGGATTGTGTGTCTGGTTTAGTGTCACTGGTATGTAACCCACTGCGCAGTGCACAGAAAGTGCTTGGTGTTCGTCACTGCTCTGGAGCAATGGGTCGATGGTTGGCAGCTGGCTGGCTGTGTCAGTGCGCtggttctttccatttctcagtGTAGTCACCATTCATCCCTGAGCCCCGACATCTGGAGGCCAGAAGGTTTGTTCATTATTCAGGACAAAACCAGTGCTTAGTTTGCACAGCACTTCTCTCTCTACCCCTATAAACTAAAAATACCTTTGCATCTTATTTTTATCCTCACAAGCCTACAATAAAAAGATGGAGTCAAGGagaatagaaaaaacaacaacagaaagagaTGGACATAAATAAGTCTACTGGTTGCCCAACATCATGCACTCAATGCCAAAACCACTCCTACTACAAGGCAGGCTTTCTTATTCCCCCAGGTGATGCCTAACCCCTCCATTGCTATGCATTTGGGGTTCCTCTGCCTTACATGTAGGGTTCAGCACACAACAGTCATTTTTGTAGAAACTATCCATGAATAGGCCTATAACCAGTTTGGTTTTGTCTAGTCATAATGCCCAGGTAGAAGTACATTTGCAGGTGCACGTatcatatttgaagaaattcctttcattttgtgATTCTCTCTCTGAGCCCATACTTTTTATTTCCAGGTGGTATTCCATCTTTGATTGCTGGTCTTTTTCTTGGAGTTTTAGCTGGCTATGGAGCTTACTGTGTCTCCAATGACAAGCGAGATGTAAAACTGTCACTGTGTAAGTAAGGCATTTTTCCCAGTTGTGGAGAGTCGAACCTTGGGGTAGCTTTTTTTGATGCCCTGTACTGGGTATACTAGAAGATACACAGTCGGGTGGCAAGTGGCCATATACATGCATTGAGACTGAACACAGTTCTTGTTCCTTTCTAGACAgacccaataaaaaataatgatattgctactaccgtgtttccccgaaaatacgacctagccagaccatcagctctaatgcatcttttggagcaaaaattaatataagacccggtattatattatatcatatcgtatcgtatcgtatcgtatcgtatcatatcatatccggtcttatattatagtaaaataatgcCCAGTATTGCTGAGGAATGTTGAATAAGACACGGTCCTAATCTTTAAGGAGTAttctataaatagaaatttaagcTAGAAAAAGACTTTCTTTGGAAGATATTTCAAGAATGGATTTTAACATGCTTGTTTACACAAACCTTTTTGATGAGCTATTTCATAAAGTGCTTtaatagagcacttcatcttTTCAAGAAAATACCAACTCAATACCTATGCATATTAGTGTTGTATTAGAAAGCTGAAATGAGATCCCTTTCTTTCACAAGCAAGCATTGATAACATGTTTGAAATTCTGGTTCATGATTGGTTTGTTGTTCAGTTACAGCTTTCTTTCTGGCCACCATGATGGGTGTGAGGTTTAAGCGATCCAAGAAAATAATGCCAGCTGGACTGGTTGCAGGTTTAAGGTAAGAAAAACTATGTTGATCTATATTTTCCTCTGCCATCATTTTGAAGTGCTGCATTTTTGGcaaaatttcaaagtaatttttattacGATAAGCATGGCTATAAACCCTTAAACTGTCCTGCATTCTATTTGGTATTGATGTGCACATGAACGTTTTTATTGGACACACTTAGTGTTGCCATAGTATTTGATCACGTGTACACACTTAACCTTTTTCAGACTAAAGAACCAAAGCTTCATTTTGCCTCAAGATTTATCCATCTGAGGCAGTAGATGTATTCATTTAAATCTGATACTTAGTCTTTCTTAGTTGGGCAGAGTGACGGTCTGCTGCagttattttgagtttttaagggagaaaacgatattttttaaaaagataaatacgGAGCCTCAAGTTTCTCTTAATTTGATCACAGTAATTCTATCCATGAGATTAAGCATATTACCAAGTAAAAACTTACaggtaaaattttaattcttcctgGAAGCTACCTTAAATCATAAACATGTTCATatcctttaatatatattttcacctTTTGAAATTTATTCCATAGGAATAATGAGATGTATACAATGACTGATGTTTATTGCAACTTTATGTCTAATGGAAATCATgataaattgaaaaattagagaCCACCTAAAAATTCACCAGTAACTAAatgtttcaataaatgttttgaacAGGCATTACATGTCATGTTTTCCAAAACTGTGTAGTAGTATTGGTAAATCTTAATAacagaagattttttaaaagaataaataaaacaaccaaatatAGTGTGATCTcaacataaaaacatttatgtataaaaaaaCCAAGACCTCAAACTATTAGTGTTTATCTCTGGGCGGTAGCGTAATAactaattttcttcttcctttctgtagAATTTTCTAGTGTGGCTGTGTATTATATTGATGATTTGGGGAGGAAAAGTGTGATTACAAAGACTGCTTTCCAGTTATAATGATACTTGGTGGTGGAAAGAATCAGAAGTAGGGTTGACACATCAAGAAGACAAGACCCTAATCAATGGACACTAGCTGAGATTGTAATAATAAACCACCCCCAAGTGCTCGTTGATTGTTTTTTCAAGTTGATTTACTTAACTAGCTTTTGAAAGTCTTATGTTTCTTCCAAACGTTTCTCTCATAAAGCTTCATCCCAGATTTTAGGAACAGTGAGTTCTGATTTTTCTCATTCAGTCAGTGAACATTTTTAAGTGGCTAATTCACTCATGTCTGAGAAACTCGAATACAGGGATAATGAGATCACCCCTGCTCCAAGGAGTAGAAGGTGGAGAGAATCCTGGAAGCCAGAGTTCAGTCACACCACACGTTAGGGCAGTGCAGGACCCTTCTGTCTTATGCCATGTAAGAGCGACCCTCCCTTTacctgtcttttattttaatccaGCTTCATGATGATTGTGAGACTTGTCTTACTGATGCTTTGAGAATCCGGAGACACTGAAAACTAAATTCATGTCATTCTGCACTAACGGGCAGAGCATACGCTTTGAATTCAAAAGGTAAATTTCACTGTGGAATAGTAAGTGTCTTAtgttagaaacaaaaacactgtcACCTCTAATGCGAACACTAGTATGAggtactgtgttttgttttgttttttgtaacaaaaagactttgttttctaattgtcaGATACTGTTTTCATTAATGATATTTAATGAATTATGGTATACTCTTTCATTTGCTGTGTTTAGCTTTATGTACGTAGTGTTTTTCAATAATTCCAAATACTTGTTGGAAGTAAGTTTAAATTAAACTACCGATTATCAGATACTGGAATACTTTAAGTGGACTTCACAGAATGCTAATGTATCTATTTATCATTTGTATTATGCTAGAAATtatgttttttccattttgtattgTTGGcaacattgttttttcctttaaaaaattccattttatatgcTAAAAGAATGTATTCAGAATACAAATAAAAGATGttccattttaaacatgtttcttcCATTTTAGTGTTATCTCTATATACTCAAATCATCTTTGATATTTAAATGTTCAAGTATTAATGAAAGAGGTTGAGAAAGAGGCTTATTTAAGCCAGAATGCTTCTGCAGGAGCAGatgttcattctctttctctttctctttccctgaaaCAGTAATAATTCTGAAACAGAAATGGTTTTGTCTCAAATTGCCATTTCATTTTTAGGCATAGTAAGTCCAAGGCACTTACTTTTAGGCCCCAGACCGAACTTCAGGAGACCCGAGTCCCAGCCCAGTTCTTCCACTGACTGGCTGTACGCTCTTTGGAGGGTCATTTCCTCGCTCTAGAACTCAGTTTCTCACCCTTAAGGAGGAATTTGGACTAAATGGTCAACAAGGGCTCTTCGAGCTCTAAAAATCTGCAGTTTTGGCCTTGTTGGCTTTGTGCAATGGTGTCAGATTTCAAaccctttctttatttttgttttattgttttttttaattgaggaaactGGTTAAcaacattataaaaatttcaggtgtgcaccatTATAATCTGATATCTGTATACGCTatagtgtgctcaccacccaaagtctaatttccatctatcaccatacatttgaccttCACCCGTttcaccttccccctcccccattctcttctggtaaccaccaacctcttgtctgtatctgtgagtctgttttttgttttgttttgtttgttcatttgtttctgttttgttttatattccacatgaatgaaatcatacagtttttgtcctGAAATGTTGGGTAGAGCTCCCAACTGATAAGAGCAGAGTTGGTATGGTTGTGTTTGGTTACTTTTCCCAAGTGACTTTCAAAGTGGTTATTAAAATTTCAGTGACAAGTGATTCaattaaggaaagaaaggggggaaaaaaccctgcTAATATAACCAAATGGGAAAACCCAGACAGAATcctttgataaatttttaaaatatcctacctaaaaaaaaataaaataaaaaaatccactTATCCTAATGGTGCCCAAGAGGTTGTTGGTACAAACAAGTCTGGAAAAGCAGTTATTATTGGGGTGCTCTGTGCCCTTGCTGATGGTCAAAGGCGGTTGAGAAGAACCTTCATATGTAGACTGCCAACAGCTTATACTCAAACCGTGATTATGATACTGAGATAGAAACTAAATGTGAACTTGATCatagaaatatatactatatctGGAAAATGCTCTAGTAATGGAAAGCTTAAGAAACTAGTTTGAAGCTATGCCATGTCCTAAACTTTTCACAAAAGGTGGTGGAAGAGGGTGATGGTGATGGATCAGCTTTGATGCTGTTGGCAGTGAAGACCTCAGGTCAGTGAGATCCTGTGGTCAGTCTGGGGCATGGAGGAAAGTAGTTCTTAAGTTTTTGCCCCGTGAATGTCTTTGGTGTGTTTCCTGCCATAGAGTCTTTTCTGGTAATTAAAGTAAGAATGATAATGGTATTCATAATAGCTatgatttattgagcatttgttaCATGTAGAAGACACTTTACCAAGGAGACGACTTTGGAGCATCTGCCATGTTCACAGCGATCCCCCTTCTCCGAGAACTGcttcctctctcacctcctgCAGAGGTGGTGGGCTCCTGCCAACCATGGTTGTACTACAGAACTCCACCTTCCAGCCATGACTGATTTGACTGGGTCCATTGACTCAACTGAAACCAAGTTTTCATCCTAGGAATTTAGCATTGAGACTTGGGGGTAACTCTGTGTATGACTGAAACAGATCAACTCAGGGACTGTGGTACAGCAATGTTTTCTCACACAGAGTGAGGAACAGAGAAAGGTAATTGGTAAAGAGAGCAAAACAAAGGCAGTGGATGGAGAGAAGTGAAGAGATTGAAAGagagtacagtaagtcctcatttaatgtTGTcagtaggttcttggaaacttattttaccacaggctaactGATGTAAACGAGTTAGGTTCCTATgacatctcatcaacattataatcaAACGACATTAAACAAAAtgtttgaggacctgctgtgccAAGAAATGTTATTCAGTATGTTATTGTGTGGAATTAGAAAGCCTGATGAATCAACTCTTCCTTTCATCTGGAAAGTACATTGTTTTCCAGATGAAAACATATATCATGCTGTCTGCTAGCATTTGCACATGAGAAATGAGCAGATCAATTGAATTGCTATGCTACCTTCTGAGCGGTTTCCTTTCGTGTCTAGTACCTACTCTCTAAACTGTGTTTGACAGAGTGGGTGTGCATGCCATCTGGATTgattcctctccccacccacctacCACTCCTGTGTTATTATAGTCCCAGCATGCTCCAAGCCCTGACTACCTAAAGTAcgaaaattatattgtttttcaaatcagtgttttaatttttgtttctctttcaagAATTGAAATGATCCTTCTTTGcaagagaaacaacaacaaacccttcACTCACATATAACATGTCATACCCTTAGGGGAGGGGTGACAACCAAGAATTCCATACACTGTATCTCCACCCTATGCACCATATTTCTTCCACTTAATATCTCTCCCAATTACTTATGACTTGAGTGGGTGGCAAAGAAACGAAGATACTGAGACTTTGGAGTGGTAAAAGCCTG of Rhinolophus sinicus isolate RSC01 linkage group LG05, ASM3656204v1, whole genome shotgun sequence contains these proteins:
- the TMEM14A gene encoding transmembrane protein 14A isoform X2 gives rise to the protein MDFIGFGYAAFVTFGSIWGYKRRGGIPSLIAGLFLGVLAGYGAYCVSNDKRDVKLSLFTAFFLATMMGVRFKRSKKIMPAGLVAGLRIF
- the TMEM14A gene encoding transmembrane protein 14A isoform X1, whose amino-acid sequence is MDFIGFGYAAFVTFGSIWGYKRRGGIPSLIAGLFLGVLAGYGAYCVSNDKRDVKLSLFTAFFLATMMGVRFKRSKKIMPAGLVAGLSFMMIVRLVLLML